In a single window of the Pseudodesulfovibrio profundus genome:
- a CDS encoding phage regulatory CII family protein, whose product MFDRNVTKVVQDCILDSGIQAKVVAQRINKPYSTLMREINPFDASAKLGAETLLEIMKVTSDIRPLQFMATEMGYSLDSGHA is encoded by the coding sequence ATGTTTGATCGCAACGTAACCAAGGTAGTTCAGGACTGCATTCTCGACAGCGGCATCCAGGCAAAGGTCGTGGCTCAAAGGATTAACAAGCCCTATTCGACCCTGATGCGCGAAATCAACCCGTTCGACGCCAGCGCAAAGCTCGGAGCCGAGACACTGCTCGAAATCATGAAGGTCACTTCCGACATTAGACCCCTGCAGTTCATGGCTACAGAAATGGGCTATTCTCTGGATAGCGGACACGCATAA
- a CDS encoding glutamine--tRNA ligase/YqeY domain fusion protein encodes MSKTPETPEKGKDFIRTIIDKDNETGKYGKRVHTRFPPEPNGYLHIGHAKSICLNFGIAQDYNGRCNLRFDDTNPVKEDVEYVDSIRKDVEWLGYTWDANPFASDYFEKLYYIAELFIKMGKAYVDHQSPEEIRENRGTLKEPGVNSPYRDRTPEENLDLFRRMRAGEMKDGECILRGKIDMAAPNVMLRDPALYRIKHADHHRTGDAWCIYPMYDFTHGLSDAIEGITHSICTLEFENNRPIYDWCVDTLMEGLKQTELFGEHEAIYNELAALPGFNERPYQYEFARLNISGTVLSKRKLIQLVQEGHVSGWDDPRMPTISGFRRRGYTPESIRDFCERIGVAKADSMVDYALLEHCVRQDLNDRAARYMGVVDPVKLVIENYPEDQVDEFEVPLHPEYESYGKRIVPFTRELWIERADFMIDPPKKFFRMGPDREVRLRAAYYVKCTGYETDEQGNVTLIRATYDPETRGGWLEGGRKVKGTLHWVSATKGLKAEVRNYSNLFSCENPNAPEEGKTFVDYVDPDSLEVLSECWVEPSLAAMKPGTNFQFERTGYYCADNKDHKPGEKLVFNRTATLRDSWAKIQKNMK; translated from the coding sequence ATGAGCAAAACGCCAGAAACACCTGAAAAAGGTAAAGATTTCATCCGAACCATCATCGACAAGGACAACGAGACCGGCAAATACGGCAAACGGGTACACACCCGGTTCCCGCCCGAGCCCAACGGCTACCTGCATATCGGTCACGCCAAGTCCATCTGTTTGAACTTCGGGATTGCCCAGGATTACAATGGCAGGTGCAACCTCCGATTCGACGACACCAACCCGGTCAAGGAAGATGTGGAATACGTGGATTCCATCCGCAAGGACGTCGAGTGGCTCGGTTACACATGGGATGCCAATCCTTTTGCTTCCGACTACTTCGAGAAGTTGTACTACATTGCCGAACTGTTCATCAAAATGGGCAAGGCGTACGTCGACCACCAGTCCCCTGAAGAGATTCGCGAAAACCGCGGGACCCTCAAGGAGCCGGGGGTCAACTCCCCGTACCGCGATCGTACACCCGAGGAGAACCTCGACCTGTTCCGTCGCATGCGTGCTGGCGAGATGAAAGACGGCGAATGCATCCTTCGCGGCAAGATCGACATGGCAGCACCCAATGTCATGCTGCGAGACCCTGCTCTCTATCGCATCAAGCACGCCGATCACCACCGTACCGGCGACGCATGGTGCATTTACCCCATGTACGATTTCACCCACGGGCTTTCCGATGCCATCGAAGGCATCACCCACTCCATCTGTACGCTGGAGTTCGAGAACAACCGGCCCATCTATGACTGGTGCGTGGACACCCTGATGGAAGGTCTCAAGCAGACCGAGCTTTTTGGCGAGCATGAAGCCATATATAATGAGTTGGCTGCCCTGCCCGGTTTCAACGAGCGTCCGTACCAGTACGAGTTCGCGCGGCTGAACATCTCCGGCACGGTTCTCTCCAAGCGCAAACTCATCCAGTTGGTGCAGGAAGGACATGTCTCGGGCTGGGACGATCCGCGCATGCCGACCATTTCCGGCTTCCGCCGCAGAGGCTACACCCCGGAATCCATCCGTGATTTCTGCGAGCGCATCGGCGTGGCAAAAGCGGACTCCATGGTCGATTACGCCCTGCTCGAACACTGCGTGCGTCAGGACCTTAACGACCGCGCTGCCCGCTACATGGGCGTTGTCGATCCGGTCAAACTGGTCATCGAGAACTACCCCGAGGATCAGGTGGATGAATTTGAAGTCCCCCTGCACCCCGAATATGAATCATACGGCAAGCGCATTGTTCCGTTCACCCGCGAATTGTGGATCGAACGGGCCGACTTCATGATTGATCCGCCCAAGAAGTTTTTCCGCATGGGACCGGACCGAGAAGTACGCCTGCGTGCCGCCTATTATGTGAAATGCACCGGCTACGAAACCGACGAGCAGGGCAATGTGACCCTGATTCGCGCCACGTACGATCCCGAAACCCGCGGTGGCTGGCTCGAAGGTGGCCGCAAGGTCAAGGGAACCCTGCACTGGGTATCCGCCACCAAGGGCCTCAAGGCCGAGGTGCGCAACTACTCGAACCTGTTTTCCTGTGAAAATCCCAATGCGCCCGAAGAAGGCAAGACCTTCGTGGATTACGTGGATCCCGACTCCCTTGAAGTGCTTTCCGAGTGCTGGGTGGAGCCGTCACTGGCTGCCATGAAGCCCGGAACCAACTTCCAGTTCGAGCGCACGGGCTATTACTGTGCTGATAACAAGGACCACAAACCCGGTGAGAAGCTCGTCTTCAACCGCACTGCAACCCTGCGTGACAGCTGGGCCAAGATTCAAAAGAATATGAAATAG
- a CDS encoding alpha/beta fold hydrolase → MTSTPTRLIWCHGSLSEPWGAKSTAFAETAKSLGYTLEAPDFSDLENPDDRVQRLADILSDAKGPTILLGSSMGGYVATAVAKQAQVDGLFLLAPAFYLKGYDVHVFSGLPESITVIHGWQDDVVPVDNSIRFAKLHRAALHALPDDHRLSASIDTMTSLLAHYLQSFPSP, encoded by the coding sequence ATGACAAGTACGCCTACTCGCCTGATCTGGTGCCATGGTTCATTGAGTGAACCATGGGGAGCCAAAAGCACTGCCTTTGCTGAAACCGCAAAATCTCTGGGATACACGCTTGAAGCACCGGACTTCAGCGACCTGGAAAATCCCGACGACCGCGTCCAACGTCTGGCAGACATCCTTTCCGATGCCAAAGGTCCGACTATCCTGCTCGGCTCCAGCATGGGCGGCTACGTAGCGACTGCCGTTGCCAAGCAGGCCCAGGTTGACGGGCTGTTTCTCCTCGCTCCCGCCTTTTACCTCAAAGGCTATGACGTTCATGTATTCTCGGGACTCCCAGAATCCATCACCGTGATCCACGGCTGGCAGGACGATGTCGTGCCAGTGGACAACTCCATTCGTTTTGCCAAACTCCATCGTGCGGCATTGCACGCTCTTCCCGACGACCACCGTCTTTCAGCTTCCATCGACACCATGACCTCACTGCTTGCCCATTATCTCCAGTCGTTCCCTTCTCCATAA
- a CDS encoding phage regulatory CII family protein, translating into MFEKNLTKKMQDIVLEGRVPAKQVCREIKKPYSTLLRELNPFDNHAKLGAETMFKICKVTRNVSILEFMARELGYTLIPLEGVETPEPRQHRKASKRVRRQAATM; encoded by the coding sequence ATGTTTGAGAAGAATCTGACCAAAAAGATGCAAGACATCGTTTTGGAAGGCCGCGTACCTGCCAAACAGGTATGCAGGGAAATCAAGAAGCCGTATTCGACACTGCTTCGAGAATTGAACCCGTTCGACAACCATGCAAAGCTGGGCGCAGAGACCATGTTCAAGATCTGCAAGGTGACACGCAATGTCTCCATTCTTGAGTTCATGGCCCGAGAACTCGGCTACACGCTGATACCGCTGGAGGGTGTTGAAACACCCGAACCGAGGCAGCACAGAAAGGCCTCCAAGCGTGTACGCCGCCAGGCTGCAACCATGTAG
- a CDS encoding TetR/AcrR family transcriptional regulator — translation MAMTKKEAILRAAQEAFGQLGFTAATVKDVASRAEVSFGLVSHYFGSKHELFIAAGFDMADRLIARLHDSTKEVSSGLDGIQKYMTAYFEFTEEHRTRFPVLLRCSPFSHMEPGVDAAMVAEKFSFFIDELKRCVSMGIADGSIRDLPQEKTALIIYGNIVGSVRTTLLTPYESDGIFEETINHVTRSLKNSPGKDGC, via the coding sequence ATGGCGATGACAAAGAAAGAAGCGATACTGAGAGCGGCCCAGGAGGCCTTCGGGCAACTTGGATTCACTGCAGCCACTGTTAAGGATGTGGCGAGTCGGGCAGAAGTATCTTTTGGACTGGTCTCCCACTATTTCGGCAGCAAACACGAGTTGTTTATCGCCGCGGGTTTTGACATGGCGGACAGGCTTATCGCCCGGTTGCATGACTCCACTAAGGAAGTCTCTTCAGGGCTTGATGGCATACAGAAGTATATGACCGCCTACTTTGAATTTACCGAAGAGCACCGGACACGGTTTCCCGTATTACTCCGCTGCTCTCCGTTCAGCCACATGGAACCAGGCGTTGACGCCGCCATGGTGGCAGAGAAGTTCAGCTTCTTCATCGATGAGCTGAAACGGTGCGTGTCCATGGGCATTGCCGACGGATCGATCCGCGATCTCCCCCAGGAGAAAACAGCGTTGATCATCTACGGAAATATCGTCGGTAGCGTTCGCACCACGCTCCTCACTCCCTACGAATCGGATGGGATATTTGAGGAGACCATCAACCACGTGACACGCAGCCTCAAGAACAGCCCTGGCAAGGACGGCTGTTGA
- a CDS encoding ATP-binding protein yields MVTVGVVLFSFIIVGLNTLRTLQQVDERIDSLATLAESTLSSAVWQVDHTAARDFIHALHQDSMVVFAQVITGRETMASQTKAPYTGNSFAFFKNNSGFKTRSVEIRKFDDWIGTFNIAISLDKIHHDMMVYAGITLGLSAIMIFLLSRMIISCSRKHLFDPLKRLEEATITIAEGDLDAPIETDLKGELGSLARAIDDMRDSLKHLVDDLQLSKTRLEEHKNALEQTVRDRTLELKQKNESLNQALIDVQNAKRYAEVANLAKSSFLASMSHEIRTPMNAILGMADVLADTKLDKDQAQYVQVFRNAGENLLIILNDILDLSKIEAGHLSLEKRGFSLSEVVDKTCTLIDAKLNEKPINFSCTVNATLPDRYIGDPERLQQIMINLLGNAAKFTQEGDIKFTVERVEEQSNRMTLLFSVSDTGPGIPTNKLDSIFDAFTQADGSTTREFGGTGLGLAISKQLVQLMDGRIWVESELGKGCTFNFTISLERDQLDAVPSVPSPAQEVAINVPPELNILMVEDSSYNAFVIQTYLRNTPCTLTVKTNGKAGVEDFMEAEYDCVLMDIQMPTMDGYEAIRTIREWEKEQKRPPTPIIAMTAYAMAEDAQKCMDAGADGYLAKPVKKSALFDMLISVTAPDTSAPRPTVDDLNELQRTLDASRFALERNDISSLKALGEDIIDRGHSIPLQKIIDIGGQLMKDIRDEASSEAMEHTLSRLDDYVKRISKL; encoded by the coding sequence ATGGTAACAGTGGGCGTCGTCCTTTTCTCCTTCATTATTGTAGGCCTCAATACCCTTCGGACCCTCCAGCAGGTGGACGAGCGAATTGACAGCCTGGCCACTCTGGCCGAATCCACGCTGAGTTCAGCCGTCTGGCAGGTGGATCACACAGCCGCAAGAGACTTTATCCATGCCTTGCACCAGGATTCCATGGTGGTCTTCGCCCAGGTCATCACCGGCCGCGAAACCATGGCGTCGCAGACCAAGGCGCCCTATACAGGAAACTCCTTCGCGTTCTTTAAAAACAATAGCGGCTTCAAAACGCGATCCGTAGAAATTCGCAAGTTCGACGACTGGATCGGCACCTTCAATATCGCCATCTCCCTTGATAAGATTCACCACGATATGATGGTCTATGCAGGGATCACCCTTGGCCTGAGTGCCATCATGATTTTTCTGCTTTCACGGATGATCATATCCTGTTCGCGCAAGCACCTCTTTGATCCGTTGAAGCGACTTGAAGAAGCAACCATCACCATTGCCGAAGGCGATCTCGACGCGCCAATCGAAACAGACCTCAAGGGGGAACTTGGTTCTCTGGCTCGCGCCATCGACGACATGCGCGACTCCCTCAAACACCTCGTGGATGACCTCCAGCTTTCCAAGACTCGACTTGAAGAGCACAAGAACGCCCTTGAGCAGACTGTCCGGGACCGTACCCTGGAACTCAAGCAGAAGAACGAATCACTGAATCAGGCGTTGATCGATGTCCAGAACGCCAAACGGTATGCGGAAGTGGCAAACCTGGCCAAAAGCAGTTTTCTTGCCAGCATGAGCCATGAAATCCGCACACCCATGAACGCCATTCTCGGGATGGCCGATGTGCTGGCCGACACCAAACTGGACAAGGATCAGGCTCAGTATGTTCAGGTCTTCCGAAATGCCGGAGAGAACCTGCTCATCATCCTCAACGATATCCTCGACCTTTCCAAGATCGAAGCCGGCCACCTCTCTCTTGAAAAGCGCGGTTTCAGCCTCAGCGAAGTCGTGGACAAGACCTGCACGCTCATCGATGCCAAGCTTAATGAAAAGCCCATCAACTTCTCCTGCACGGTCAATGCAACCTTGCCAGACCGATACATTGGCGACCCGGAGCGACTCCAGCAGATCATGATAAACCTGCTGGGCAATGCGGCCAAGTTCACTCAGGAAGGGGATATCAAGTTCACGGTTGAACGAGTCGAAGAACAGTCAAATCGCATGACACTGCTCTTTTCGGTGAGCGACACCGGCCCGGGAATCCCCACGAACAAACTGGACTCCATATTCGATGCATTCACGCAGGCCGACGGGTCCACAACCCGCGAATTCGGTGGAACCGGACTCGGACTCGCCATCAGCAAACAGCTTGTTCAACTGATGGACGGGCGTATTTGGGTCGAAAGCGAGCTGGGGAAAGGGTGCACATTCAATTTCACCATCAGCCTGGAACGGGACCAGCTCGATGCTGTTCCTTCTGTTCCGTCACCGGCGCAGGAAGTCGCTATCAACGTACCACCTGAACTGAACATCCTGATGGTCGAAGACTCCAGTTACAATGCCTTCGTCATTCAGACCTATCTGCGCAATACGCCCTGCACACTCACGGTAAAGACAAACGGCAAAGCCGGAGTCGAAGATTTCATGGAAGCAGAGTACGACTGCGTACTCATGGATATCCAAATGCCCACCATGGACGGCTATGAAGCCATCCGGACGATCCGGGAATGGGAAAAGGAACAAAAACGTCCGCCCACTCCGATTATTGCCATGACCGCATATGCAATGGCTGAGGATGCACAAAAATGCATGGATGCCGGCGCTGACGGCTATCTGGCCAAACCGGTAAAAAAGAGCGCGCTGTTCGACATGCTGATATCCGTGACCGCCCCGGATACAAGTGCGCCCCGACCGACGGTTGATGACCTGAACGAATTACAACGGACGCTTGACGCTTCCCGTTTTGCCCTGGAGCGAAACGATATCAGTTCACTCAAGGCCCTTGGTGAAGACATCATCGACCGAGGCCACAGCATTCCGCTTCAGAAGATTATCGACATAGGTGGGCAACTCATGAAGGACATTCGTGACGAAGCATCCAGCGAAGCCATGGAGCACACCCTGTCCCGACTCGACGATTACGTGAAAAGGATTAGCAAGCTATAA